CGCCACGGCCGGACCGATCATGCCGTAAATGGCCGTGCCTTCGTCCCGGATTACATGCCGGATCTCCAATCCCACAAGTCCGAACGCCAGGCCCGTAGCAAGGAGTTCCACCACATCCCAGAAGGCGGTGCGGGTCACGCGCTCGGCCGCGTCCTGCGACCGCGCGTGCCGCTGTGTCTCGAGGGCCGTGACGACGACGGCGATCACCCCCGAAGCGTGCAGCTCTTCAGCCAGGATGTATGCAGCGAAGGGAGTCACCAGGGTCACGGCACTTCGGGCCACCATGGAGGTGACCAGCTTGGTGATGAGCCTCGTCAACCAGCCCATCGCAATGCCGACAATCACGGCAAGGGCGGCACCGATGATGAATTGGAGCACGACGCCGGCCCCCACCTTGGTGCCTGAAACCGTCGCTGCCACCGCGGCCTGGAAGATCACGATCGCGGCCGCGTCGTTGAACAGGCCTTCGCTCTGCAGCACGGTGATGAGCCTGCGCGGCATGTGGACGCGACCGGCAACGGATTCAACCGCGACGGGGTCCGGCGGAGCCACCATGGCGCCCAGTGCGATCGCCGCAGGAATGCCGATCCCTGGAATCATGAGCCACGCGGCTCCGGCAACGACCGCCGTCGAAACGACCACGAGTGCCACCGCCATGAGCAGAAGCGTCCGCCAACGGACCCGGAAGACCGCCCAGGAACTTTTCTGGGCGGTCGCGAAGAGCAGCGGAGGGAGGAAGATCGGGAGGATCAGTTCAGGCGCAAGCTCAAAGTCCGGGAAGCCCGGGATGAAGGTCATCGCCGCAGCCAGCAACAGCATCAGCACCGGGTACGGGAGCCGCAAGCGGTCCCCCAAGCCCACGGCCACAACCGTTGCGAGGAGCAATCCAACAATGAGTGCCAACTGGTCCATGTTCCCGATTTCCCCATACTCCCGATATCCAGTAGCGGCAGCGTCCCGGGCATTGCCTCGGGACTAGCCCTACAAACATATCCCGCCGACGTGCGGTCCCGGCCCGGCTACCGGACCGGCAGCGTGTGGCTAGGACGCGGTGAGGGCCTCCACCACAGGCACCGAGCCGTCCCTGAACTCGATGGTGCGGTGGACAGTCTCGGGCAGTTCGAGGACGGCGGCAGCCACTAGGGCAACATTGGCCCGCGAAGTTTCGGTCCCGGTGCCCGGGTCCGCGGGGCTTACCTCAATGAGCGCAGACCCAGGATTGCTGGTCAGTGCGCCCGGGCCAAGGATCGTCCAGTCGAGGTCAGTCGCACGCAGGTACTCGTCCGCCGCGGCCTTGGCATCCGCGTAGGCGAAGAAGCTGTTGTCCTCGGGAACGCCATGGCCGGGTCCTGCGCCAAAGTAGGACACCATCACATAGCGGGCCACGCCCGTTTGCGCCGCGGCATCCATCGAGCGGATGGCGGCGTCCCTGTCCACTGCATACGTACGTTGCGGATTGCCTCCGCCTGCCCCGGCGGACCACACCACCGCGTCGTGGCCGTCAAGTGCAGAGGCGATCTCCGCCGTCGTCGAATTCTCGACGTCGAGTACTACCGGGGCGGCACCCGTCACTTCGACGTCGGGGGCGTGTTCCGGATTGCGGATGAAGGAAGTGACCGCGTGACCTTCGTTGCTCAGGATGCGGGACAGTTGCAAGGCCACCTTGCCGTGGCCGCCGATGATTGCGATTCGACTCATGGACCCATTCTGTCCCAGCGGTCAAGTGCATGGTCAAGCCCTTCCCAACACGGTGGATAAATTCCCGGAAAATAGTGTCTCCGCGTTTGCGGTGCGCATTGCCGAATTCGTCAATTCTCCGGATAAATATGACTTCTAATTACTAAGCAGACTTAGTTTAGTAATAATCACACCACCCCGCCCCGGGGCTGGCAGTCCGGACTCCTGCAAGCACCCGCCACCTGCCGAAGAAGCCTTGCGAGTGTTTGACCGGCAGTTCGGAATAAAAGCGAGTGGCACCCACTCGTGTAGGGCGAATTCTCCATTCCTACACTCAAATTACCTGCAGCAGGAAAAAGGAAATATCTCTTTCATAAATCTCACTGATGGATTTATCAAAACGGGTTCATACATCCCTTTGATGGATTTATCACAGCAGATGGATCGAGGGATTCCTCAGTGCTGCGCATTTAAGCAAAAGGGTCTCAACAAAGCGCCATCCCCTGCGCCTGCGTATCACTTCCCGGGCCAGCCAACCGACCGGCCCCAGAAACCATGAATTACGGGGATCCGACATGTATCAGCAGGAGTACGGACACAGCGGGATCAGCGGAGGCAACGTCCTCGCCCTGATATCCAAGGGGGTGAGAACACTCACCAGGTACAAGGCATCAATAGCCACCTGGGCAATCGTGGCAGCGGTGGCGATTGCAGCCGTGACGATGCAGAACTACGCACAGGTACTTGCGCCGGCAGGGACGAGCGCCGCAGTCGCCCCGCATGTCGGTTCGGGCGCCGGGATTGTCGCGCCTTCGCCGGCCGCTGCCAGTCCGACGCCGGCTGGCAGTCCCACGCCGGCCGCCACGCAGGCGCCGGTACAGACGCAGGCACCGGCCGCCGTCGCGCCGTCAGCGCCCGCAGCGGCGCCGGCCGCAGCTCCACCCGCTCCGGCTCCGGTTGCTGCGCCGCCTCCTGCTCCAGCGCCTGACACGAACGCCTATACGGTGATCAGCGGCGACACTGTTGGCTCCATAGCCGCCAGGTTCGGCGTCGACGTCGACGGAATGCTGGCGGCCAATGGGCTCAGCGCCTACTCCGTCATCGTGCCCGGCGAAGTGCTAAAGCTGACAGGACCGCCGGTTGCCGCGGCCGCCGCACCTGCACCTGCACCTGCCCCTGCCCCCGTTCCGGCGCCTGCGCCTGCTCCCGCTCCGGCTCCAGCTCCAGCGGTGCGGACCATCTATGTTGCGGGCTCAGGTGGCCAGGCGGCCGTGGACAGTTGCATTGGCCCGATCCATTTCACCCCCACGGACGCCTACTCGCTGTTCATTACCGAACATGATTTCTGCGGCGGATGGGCACAATTCTCGGGTATCGGCATCGGCGAGACGGTGAGCATCCCAGGCTACGGCACGTACACAGTGACGGCCCGCGGCCAGGTGCCACAAGGCGGGACCACCAACAACGTCGCAGCGGTCTTCGGTGGATTTCCTCGGGCGGTACTGCAAACGTGCATCCCGGGCACCAACCAGATGCTCGTCATCGCACTGAACTAAGGGCGGTCGCGCGGCGGCGAGGTTTGCGCGTTCCAATCCCGACCCTCTTTTGAATCCCCGAAGGCCTCTTCAAGGGCGTGTCGCCGGAGCGTTGCACGGCATCGCTTTCAAAGAACGTCAGGACGGGAGGCCCCCGGGCTTCCAGCGTCTTAAAAAGAAGCAGGCCAGGAGCTTGAGGCTCCTGGCCTG
This genomic interval from Arthrobacter sp. FW306-2-2C-D06B contains the following:
- a CDS encoding LysM peptidoglycan-binding domain-containing protein — translated: MYQQEYGHSGISGGNVLALISKGVRTLTRYKASIATWAIVAAVAIAAVTMQNYAQVLAPAGTSAAVAPHVGSGAGIVAPSPAAASPTPAGSPTPAATQAPVQTQAPAAVAPSAPAAAPAAAPPAPAPVAAPPPAPAPDTNAYTVISGDTVGSIAARFGVDVDGMLAANGLSAYSVIVPGEVLKLTGPPVAAAAAPAPAPAPAPVPAPAPAPAPAPAPAVRTIYVAGSGGQAAVDSCIGPIHFTPTDAYSLFITEHDFCGGWAQFSGIGIGETVSIPGYGTYTVTARGQVPQGGTTNNVAAVFGGFPRAVLQTCIPGTNQMLVIALN
- a CDS encoding NAD(P)-binding oxidoreductase gives rise to the protein MSRIAIIGGHGKVALQLSRILSNEGHAVTSFIRNPEHAPDVEVTGAAPVVLDVENSTTAEIASALDGHDAVVWSAGAGGGNPQRTYAVDRDAAIRSMDAAAQTGVARYVMVSYFGAGPGHGVPEDNSFFAYADAKAAADEYLRATDLDWTILGPGALTSNPGSALIEVSPADPGTGTETSRANVALVAAAVLELPETVHRTIEFRDGSVPVVEALTAS
- a CDS encoding Na+/H+ antiporter, whose translation is MDQLALIVGLLLATVVAVGLGDRLRLPYPVLMLLLAAAMTFIPGFPDFELAPELILPIFLPPLLFATAQKSSWAVFRVRWRTLLLMAVALVVVSTAVVAGAAWLMIPGIGIPAAIALGAMVAPPDPVAVESVAGRVHMPRRLITVLQSEGLFNDAAAIVIFQAAVAATVSGTKVGAGVVLQFIIGAALAVIVGIAMGWLTRLITKLVTSMVARSAVTLVTPFAAYILAEELHASGVIAVVVTALETQRHARSQDAAERVTRTAFWDVVELLATGLAFGLVGLEIRHVIRDEGTAIYGMIGPAVAVCALVFVVRFAWLGLLAISARKRKNLLQPTSPKEVLILTWCGMRGLATLALALALPLTIADGSDFPARHEILVIACAVLLATLVLPGLTLPWLMRVLKASEDGSHEKDAARLLAKRAQTAAISALKEHDLMKELPADKVALVKEKMTRLHAELLDGTLKNESDAEKRQRGRELAIAVQTIALDAARQEVVAARSEPGMDPEVADRVLRQLDLRTMAMPD